In the genome of Microcoleus vaginatus PCC 9802, the window GATCGAGGCTTTAGCGTGCGGTGTGCCCGTGATTGCTTACGAGCGCGGGGGGCCGGCGGAAATTGTGAGAGACGGACTGACGGGCTTTTTAGTGGCTCCTGATAGTGTAAATGGCTTGGTAGGTGCGATCGCCCGCTTAGACCAAATTGACCGCAGCGCTTGCCGACGACAAGTAGAGGTAGAATATTCTTTAGCAGCTTTGGGCGATCGTTGTGAACACTGGTTCAAATCTATCACTGCTAGTAGGGTTCGTCAGTAATAATACTGGCAGATTTTTATAAAGATTCGCTGACTGATGCACCTTACAAGTTTATTGAACAGCAATTCAAATCTATTCTAAAATTGAGTTAAATAAACTCTTAATCGATCACAAAAAAACCAAACTGAAAAAACTATGGCAACCGAACGTTTAGTGCTTTTATCCAGTAGAGAAATCGAAAAAATGCGCCAAGCAGGCCGTTTAGCGGCCGAACTTCTGCTACATCTTGAACCGATGGTAAAACCCGGTGTTAGCACTCTGGAAATTAACGACGAAGCCGAACGCTGGACTTTGGCACACGGAGCAAAAAGCGCTCCCCTAGGCTATAAAGGATTTCCGAAATCTCTGTGTGCTAGCGTCAACGAAGTAGTCTGTCACGGCATCCCGAATGCGAAACAAATTCTTAAAGAAGGTGACATTATTAATATTGATGTAACGCCTTTAGTGGATGGTTATCATGGGGATACTTCCAAAACTTTTTTTGTGGGCCAACCTTCACCTGTAGCGAAAAAGTTAGTTGAAGTAACCGAGGAATGTTTAAGAAGAGGAATTGCTGAAGTCAAACCAGGTGCTCGTACCGGCGACATCGGTGCAGCGATTCAAGAATATGCTGAAGCACAGGGTTTTTCGGTAGTGCGAAATTTTGCGGGACACGGGATTCACCGAGTCTTTCACACTGAACCGGAAATTTTGCATTACGGCAAGCGGGGCACAGGAAAAAAGCTCAGACAAGGCATGGTTTTTACGATCGAGCCGATGATTAATGAGGGTACTTGGGAAGTGGAAATTCTCGCCGATGGTTGGACATCTATCACCAAGGATGGAAAGCTTTCGGCTCAATTTGAACACACTCTGGCTGTGACTGATTCTGGGGTGGAAATTCTGACTTTACCGTAGTAATGATTAACAAACAATCTGAATAACTCCCTCCTAAATCAATAATCAACCATATCCCGTAGGGGCGGGTTTCACAGGCAATATCTAAGGATTATCGACAATCTAGATAAACCCGCCCCGCCACAACCGATAACCTATATCAACCTGAAATTTGCATCGAATCCGAAAATGTAGGTTTGTATTTATGGGTGGGGGCGGGTTTGCGAGATTGTCTGTTTCAGTCAGAAATTGTCTGTAAAACCCGCCACTACAGAATTACGATCGATTCACCAAACACGATATAACTAATAACTAATAACTAATGACTGACATAAAATTTCTGCAACCAGGAGATTTGCTCAAAGTAATTGCCCCTAGTGGCACTTTGCGAGAATCAACTAACTTTGAAAAGGGTGTAGAAATTTGGAAATCCCGCGGCTATCGAATTCAATTAACACCGGGTTTTGACGATCGCTGGGGCTATTTGGCCGGTTCCGATGAAAACCGCGTCCGACAGCTCGCAGATGCCCTCAATGACCGCGATTGTCGCGGTATTCTCTGTGTTCGAGGCGGTTTCGGCAGCACTCGACTTTTGGAAAAAGGAAATGTGGGAAAGGCGGAAAACTCCCAATTTCCACCTCCGGATTCCCATTCGCCGAAATGGTTAATCGGCTTTTCAGATATTACTGCTTTGCTGTGGAATCAGGCTAAATTGGGTGTTTGGGGTGTTCACGGGCCGATGCTGACAACTTTGGCTGCTGAACCGGATTGGTCTGTCGATCGACTTTTTGACTGCATAGAAGGTCGTCCCTTACAATCTTTGCAAGGTAAAGGATGGGGCAGCGGAAAAGCCACCGGGCGACTGTTTCCGGCGAATCTGACGGTGGCTTCTCATTTGCTCGGAACCCCGTATCAACCGGATTTGACCGGGGTTATTCTCGCCTTTGAGGATGTTTCCGAGGCTCCTTACAGGGTCGATCGAATGCTGACTTTGTGGCGGATGGCCGGGGCTTTCGCTGGGGTGCGGGGCATTGCTTTGGGACGCTTCAGTCGTTGCGAGATTGATCCAAGTATTCCCAGTTTTAGCATTGAAGAGGTTTTGCGCGATCGGCTGGGGGATTTGAATATTCCCATTGTCTCGGATTTGCCCTTCGGCCACGAGGGGGTTAACGCTGCTTTACCTATGGGAATCATGGCTTGTCTCGACGCTGAATCGGGATTGCTGATTTGCGGCGATAAATCGCAACTTTAGATTAGAGATCAACGTCTATAACTTTAACTTGAGATTTTCCACCAGCTAAATAGCGGGGTTGGGTGAGGTTGACACGGTTGGCAGAAATTACATTTAAAATGGATTGTGTATGCAAATGTCGGCGCCAACAAAGCAAAAAGATTTTAAATTTTTCCAGAGGTTGATATGAGAACGCACAACTTGTTAAACAGTATTGCGGCCACTGTGCTAGTTGCAGGATTGGCACTCACTGGCATTTCGTCTAGTGCAGTTGGCGAACAGATACAGAATAACGATCGCATAGATGGAGTAATTCGCCGCACTTCCCCGATTTACCGTTTCCGGAATATGTGGGTTCCGGGCTCTCCGACGGAAGAATTGCGCGGCCAAGAATACACATTCAGCGCTCGGGAAGGCGATAACATTGAAGTGTTTTTAGACACAGATACAAGGAGCGGTTTTGCTCCCGTCATGGTGCTGTTTTACGGGAACAACAAACAAGTCGCTTTTACCCAAGAGCGTTCTTTTAATTATCAAATTCCTCGTAGCGGCGATTATAAACTGTTAGTGTTAGCAAAAGATGCTGCCAGAGGCGGTAGCTACACGCTGGAAGTGGCGGGAATTGATGGGGGCGACAGACGAGCTCGCAATTCGCGGGACGATTGGTACACCAGGCGAGATGACGGTCGATATGACGGTCAATATGACAGAGCACAGCTTCTGCAAGATGATTTTGGCTTGCGGTCTGTTGATTGTCGCGAGAGACGTTCTATGGTGAGAGTCAGGTTTGACGATGCTAATCAAGACTCGACTTACTGCGCTGTCCCGACTAGAAACTTCCCGGCGGGAGATTATTATTACAATTCGCGGACGAGAGATTTAGACTCGGCGAGGCGGAATGATAGTAGATTCGATGCGGGCCGAGATCAATGTCGGGTAGTGGTGGGCGGAATCTGCGTGACGAGGTAAGATAGGTCAAACTGTAGCGCGGAATCAGAAACCCGGTTTCTACGAAGAAACCGGGTTTCTGAGCCTATACATAGGACTTATACAGTCCTTTATATACGAGTCGATCTCTGGCTATCGCCTCACTTTCTTTGGCAATGACAAAATACACATTTGTACACACAACGATTTTGTCAAAAAGGACGATCGCACAGTGGTAAGCTACCAAAGGCATTGAAATATCTAAGGTAGAGAAAAGTTAAAATGTCGGCATTAAATGAAGTTCCCTTGTTGTTGCGGGCAGCCCGCGGCGAAACCCTAGACCGCCCGCCCGTTTGGATGATGCGTCAAGCCGGCCGCTACATGAAGGCTTATCGAGATTTGCGAGAAAAGTATCCCTCGTTTCGCGAACGTTCCGAAATTCCCGAAGTTGCGATCGAAGTTTCCCTTCAGCCGTGGCGCGCGTTTCAACCAGACGGCGTAATTCTGTTTTCCGATATTGTCACCCCCATGCCGGGTTTGGGCATCGACATGGACATCGCCGAAGGCAAAGGCCCGATTATCCACGCACCCATCCGCACTCAGCAGCAAATCGACAACCTGCAACCGCTGAACCCGGAAGAAAGCTTGCCGTTTATCAAAACAATCCTGAAATCCCTGCGCGAGGAAGTCGGCAACAAATCCACCGTGCTCGGTTTTGTGGGCGCGCCGTGGACGCTGGCGGCCTATGCCGTTGAGGGCAAAGGTTCTAAAGATTATGCCATCATCAAAAACATGGCATTTTCCGATCCAACTTTACTGCATCAGTTGCTGTCGAAATTCGCAGATGCGATCGCCGTTTACGTGCGCTATCAAATCGACTGTGGCGCGCAAGTAGTGCAAATGTTCGACTCCTGGGCCGGCCAACTCTCCCCGCAGGACTACGACACCTTCGCTTTACCTTACCAGAAACAAGTATTCGAGCAAGTCAAAAAAACCCATCCCGACACACCGCTAATTCTGTTAGTAAGCGGCAGCGCCGGCATCCTCGAACGTATGGCAACATCCGGCGCGGATATCGTCAGCGTCGATTGGACTGTTGACATGGCCGACGCGCGCCGACGTTTGGGCCCGAATATGAACGTTCAAGGAAATCTCGATCCGGGCGTGTTGTTTGGTTCTCAACCGTTTATTCGCGATCGAATTCTTGATACAATTCGCAAAGCGGGCCCGCGCGGACACATCCTCAACTTGGGACACGGCGTATTACCGGGAACTCCCGAAGACAACGTGCGTTTCTTCTTTGAAACGGCAAAACAAGCGGACAAATTGCTTGCAGTTGCTGCTTGATTTGATTTCGATTGTAGAATCCGATCAAATCCGGTTAATTGCACCTGATATTTGTAGAGATACGGCAATGGGCATTGCCGTGTCAACTTAACGTTAAACGTAGTATCTGTCTGCTGTCTGACGATTAGGGATCGATCCCCCCTAGCCCCCCTTAATAAGGGGGGACACGAATCTTCTCTCGCGTCCCCCTCCTGCGGGGGATTTAGGGGGATCGAGACTGAGTTAAAAGCGAGATTTATCAGGGGTTCCAGTCTTAAGTTGACACCAAGAGGCAATGCCGTCTGCCTACCGTCGAAAAAGATTATATAATCGGAGCGAATCCGGTTAATTGTACATTATATTTGTAGGGACACCGCAATGCCGTCTCCCTACCGTCGAAAAAGCGTCAAATCCTCCCTCTTCCCCTGCGGCAAAATGAACTCCAAAAAAATTTTTGTGACGGGTGCAAGTGGCTGTATCGGTCACTACATGACCGAAACTTTGATTCAAGAAACAAACCACGAACTTTATTTATTAGTTCGCAACCCCGAAAAATTAAAATTTGACTGGAAAGCCCGCCCCGGCATCAATATAATACAAGGCGATATGCGAGATATCGAGCAATTTGCGGAACTTCTCCAAACAATAAATGTAGCAATTGTAGCCGCCACTGCTTGGGGAGGTACTCAAGAAGTTTTTGATGTTAACGTAACCAAAACTCTCCGCCTAATTCAACTACTTTCGCCACAGACTTGCCAGCAAGTAATTTATTTTTCAACAGCCAGCATTCTCGGTCGAGACAACAATTTGCTTAAAGAAGCCGGGGAACTGGGGACAGATTATATCCGCTCAAAATACAACTGCATGGTGCATTTGTCAGCCTTGAAAAATTTGCCTCCGATTACGGCACTTTACCCGACATTAGTATTGGGAGGAGACGCAGAAAAACCAGTCTCTCACTTGTCCTCTGGTCTGCCACTTGTCGCAAAATGGATTGGTTTGATTCGCTGGTTTAAGGCAGATGGAAGTTTTCACTTCATCCACGGCGCAGATATTGCCAAAGTAGTTAATTATTTAGTTGAGCATCCGCCTGCTTCCGAGGAACCGCGACATTTTGTGCTAGGAAATCCGGCGATTACAGCTAACGAAGTGGTAGAACAAGCTTGCAAGTATTTGAATAAAAACATATTTTTTCGGATTACTCTTTCAGCTTGGCTAGCCGATTTCTTTATTTGGCTGTTCCGAATTCAGGTTGCTGCTTGGGATAGATTTTGCATCAGCTACCGCCATTTTACTTATCAAAATCTTGTGAATCCCGAAAGCATAGGAATGCCGAGTTACTGCGGCACAGTTGCCGATATGTTAAGAACTAGCGGGATTCCCGGCACAGATTCAAAGTAGAAGGAAAAGGAAAGAGGGAAGAAGGAATGCGCACCAAACGAGTAATGTAGGGTGCGCAGTGCGCACCAAACGACTAATTGAGTGTTTCAAATTCTTTTTTGCCTTAGTCCCAGGCTTTTTAAATGCGATTATCGTTAATTAAGGGTCAAATACGATAAAATATCAGCATTTGCACACTTTAACAGGGAACTGCAAGCTAAAAATTGCGCTTATTTTGTTTGTCTTAGGGGGTGTCACCCCTCGCCAGATATTCGATCGAGTGCAAGATCGTAATTTTAGCATTAACATTAAGTCTTGAGAGTCGATCGAACTCTCAAACACGCCAGCCCGATCGCAAGTTGTTTACTGATGTGAGGTTTAACATATAATGCGAGTTCTTCTAGTTTACCCGCTGTTTCCGAAAACATTTTGGTCTTACGAGAAAATCCTAGAATTAGTCGATCGTAAAGTGCTGCTGCCACCGCTGGGTTTGGTAACGGTAGCAGCTATTTTACCCCAAGAATGGGAATTTAAGTTAGTCGATCGCAATATCAGACAAATCACCGAAGCAGAATGGGAATGGGCAGAGCTCGTTATTCTCTCCGCAATGATTGTCCAAAAAGAAGATTTGCTAGACATAATTCGCGAAGCAAAACGGCGCGGTAAATCCGTAGCTTGCGGCGGCCCTTACCCGACATCCGTACCCGAAGAACCTCAAGCAGCGGGCATAGATTACCTGATTCTCGACGAAGGCGAAATCACCTTGCCGATGTTTGTCGAAGCAATAGGGCGCGGCGAAAAAAGCGGAATTTATCGATCGGACGGCGTAAAACCCGATGTTACCACAACCCCAATCCCCCGCTTCGATTTGCTGGAATTAGACGCCTACGACTCGATGTCAATTCAATTTTCCAGAGGCTGTCCTTTCCAGTGCGAATTCTGCGATATCATCGTCCTCTACGGCCGCAAACCCCGCACCAAAAACCCCCAACAATTGATAGCAGAATTAGACTGTCTGTACAACTTGGGCTGGCGGCGCGGCGTGTTCATGGTAGACGACAACTTTATCGGCAACAAACGCAGCGTCAAACTGTTGCTAAAAGACTTAAAAGTCTGGCAAGAAGAACACAAATTCCCCTTTACTTTCAACACAGAAGCATCCATCGATTTAGCCCAAGACCAAGAATTGATGGACATGATGGTTGCTTGCAATTTCAATGCAGTGTTTCTCGGGATTGAAACTCCCGATGAAGAAAGCCTGCAAATGACGAAAAAATTCCAAAATACCCGAAATTCCCTGATCGAATCCGTAGAGTTAATTGCCAAATCCGGTTTGCGAGTAATGGCCGGATTTATCATCGGATTTGACGGGGAAAAACCCGGTGCCGGTCAGCGGATTGTCAAGTTTGCCGAAGCAGCAGCCATTCCGAGCACAACCTTTGGAATGCTGCAAGCTTTGCCGCACACTGCATTGTCCCACAGATTAGCAAAAGAAGGGCGGTTGCGCGACAAATCGGGCAACCTCAACCAAACTACCTTGATGAACTTTATTCCGACGCGGCCTCTCGAAGATATCGCCCGCGAATATGTCGAGGCATTCTGCGAAGTGTACGATGCTGAGAAATATTTAGACCGGACTTATCGCCATTTCTTAATGTTAGGTGCACCTACAGCAAATATACCTGCTCGAGTTCCTAGTTGGATAGACTTGCGAGCACTGTTAACTGTGGTGTGGCGTCAGGGAGTCAAGCGCAAAACTCGGTGGAAGTTCTGGCATCATTTGTTCAGCATTCTCAGACGCAATCCTGCGGTTTGGGATCATTATTTGACAGTGTGTGCTCACAACGAGCATTTCCTCGAATACCGCCAGATTGTGCGGGATGAAATCGAAGCTCAATTAGCCGACTTTTTGGCTAATGAGTCTCAAACTGTATATCAAGAACCTGTTGCTGTTGAGGAAAAGCAAGTGCAAGCGGTTTAGGGTTGGAGAATTAAACCGCAGATAAACGCAGGTAAACGCAGATGAATGTAAGATTGTCTGCGTTTATTTTGTTAAACTTATTTTACAGACTTAGTTTTTTAAGATCATGGAAACTGTAAATATTCATCAAGCTAAAACGAATCTCTCACGACTATTGTCGCGTGTGGAACTGGGAGAAGAAATCATTATTTCCAACGAAGGCATCCCAGTCGCAAAATTGGTTCCGTTTCGTACTTCATCCAATCGACGAGCTAGTTTAGGGAAAGATCGAGGGCGATTTCTTTTGCCAGAGGACTTTAACGATCCTTTGCCAAAAGAGATTTTGACAGCATTTGAGGGAGATGAAGAGTGAAACTCTTGCTGGATACGCAGTGTTTTTTGTGGTGGTTTGCCCAACCAGATCGATTGAATGAGGAGGCGATCGCACAGATTGCCGATGAAACGAACGAATTGTGGTTTTCTGTTGCTAGTGTGTGGGAAATGGGCATCAAAGTTGCGATCGGAAAGTTACCACTCCCAGAACCGATAGATACCTACATTTCGACACGCATGATACAGTTAGGTGCGCGATCGCTGGAAATTACAGCACCTCATGCCCTGCGAGCGGCTGCCTTACCATTACATCATCGAGATCCCTTCGATCGAATGCTGATTGCCCAGGCTCAGATGGAGGAGATGACGCTTGTGAGTGCTGATTCAATGTTCAAGCAATACAGCGATATTGCTATTCTTTGGGCGGCCACTTCGTGAGATTAATCTCGTTTCCAAGCTCTGCCTGGGAATGTCATATTCTGCGGATATGCTGGCTCAAGAAAGCAAGCAGATAGAGCCTCCTTCGGCATTCTCATTTTCTGACTGAAAAGGTGAAATACTACTATTGGCTGCTGCACTTATTTCGGCAGATAGAGGCGCGATCGCCCGCAGTTATGAAAATCTAATTACAAGATAAAAAATATCAAAATAGCGATCGCCCTCAACCCGCCATGCTAGGAACCAATCAACTCAGAACAGCCGCTCTCTTAGGACTTCTAAGCGGCCTTCTCGTTTTAGGAAGTTATTATTTAATCGGCAACGAGCAAGGACTTTACATCGGTTTAGCGCTAGCAGCGTTCTCAAGTTTTAGCTCTTGGTACTATTCCGACACGGCCGCGTTAATGGCTTACCGCGCTCAGCCGCTCGCGCGCAGCGAAGCTCCCGAACTCTACGATATGGTAGCCTCGCTGAGTGAAAAAGCAGAAATTCCGGTGCCGAAAATATTTCTAGTTCCCACTCAATCTCCCAACGCATTCGCCACAGGAAGAGACCCGGAACACGCGACAATAGCAGTTACTGAAGGCATCATAAAGCTGCTTTCTCGCGAAGAATTAGAAGGCGTTTTAGCCCACGAACTCACGCACATCCGCAACCGCGATACCCTCACTCAAGCAGTTGCAGGCACAATTGCCGGTGCAATTACATTTGTCGGGCGAATACTGACTTTTGGAGCGCTTTACGGCCCAGTGACGCGGGATAGCAGACAAGGCGCGAATCCGTTTGGTTTGCTGTTTTTAATCATTTTAGCACCGCTATCAGCAACCGTAATTCAAATGGCGATTTCTCGGACGCGGGAATTTGCAGCAGACAGCGGTGCGGTAGAAATTACCAATAACCCGATCGGCTTAGCAAACGCCCTGCAAAAGTTGGAGAAACTGGGTCATGAAATTCCTATGCACGGCAATCCTGCGATGTCGCCGCTGCTGATTGTCAATCCTTTTTCGACTAAAGGTTTGCAGTCACTTTTCCGCACTCACCCGCCGACAGAGGATCGCATTCAACGCCTTTTGGAAATCGCGCAGCAGCAGCAAGGTACTCCAGTTATGGCCTACGTCCCCGGAATTTGATCGCTCGAAAATGCAGCAACAATATTTAGAAACCCGGTTGTTTGAAGCAGCCGGGTTTCTGTTTGTTTATAACGATCGCTGTATGAAACGACTAATTCTTCGATTTCGATAGGTGAAGGGCGATCGCTTTTTCCGTAAATATCGGACTGTGATTTCGATAGGTAAAGGGCGGTCGCTTTGGCCGTAAATATCGCACAGTTTTGTCTTTACTGTGAGGCGTGATGCCTTTATTGAAAGGATTTACCCCACCCAGCAATTCATCAGGCTTGTTCTTTAAGTCCGGTGATGCTAGTAGTGGTCTATAAACTTCACCTTCATAGGGCTTCCAAACATATCCAAGACTGAACGATCGAAAAACCGAAGATGCTCCCGTTGCTTGCCAAACAGCTTCAGCTAAAACCAATCCAGCAAAAGCCAAGCCAGGCTCTTCAATCAATTCGCTGTAGGTTCTAAACTCATCTACTTCCATACCAACTAAAGCATACCGAAACGGTGGAGCAAACCGCAAACGCAGATACAGAAATCTACCTATTTCCGTCATTAAATAAGCACTTTCTGGAGTGTTAATTCCAATCTCACTGATGCCACTTGGACAAACTCGACACCACCAATTTTCTTCTATATCCTGAAAAATTTCTGCCCGACATTGGGAAACCCTACCGTTTGAGAGCACGCAGAAAATTTTATTGAAATATTGAGCAAATTGCTGTGCTTCCGATTGCTTTGTGCCACATTCAGCCGATAAGCTAAACACCCATGCCATTGCTGTTCTCCCGTTGAGTAAATTAAACTATCAAACTTTCTCCCATTCATTCTGTGTCTGGGCCAGGGCTGCTTCATATTTCTCTAAAAGCATTGTAGCGCTTGGCAAAATACTGACATGAGTTGGACTATCTTTCACAGCTTCAATATCTCCGAGGATCTTGCTGTCGTCAATCTGCCAAAGAGGATCTTTTCCTGTGCCGCCAAATTTTGGGGGTTTGCGGGATTGTGGTAAGCCTTCGATAGAGAGGGATACAGACATTCCTTTTGTGTTTCTAATGGCTACAGTGACAGACTCCTCTGAAGACTTGCGCTCTGTTTCTGGTAGTAAATAACCTTGTTCATCCAACCAGTCTTTGGGCACTTGCTCAACATCAATGTCAGTACCGTGTCTGACTCCCAGTAGCCTCGCGCTGCGTCCCATTTTGGGTTTACCGTTTTCTTCTGCCATGCCTCGATAATAGAGTGTTGCCATTAGCCTTTTATCAGCCCAACTCGATCGCCAGACCAATCATAATGTAATTGCTGCATTGGTTGGATGCGATCGCTCTTTGTTTTTGCAGCTAATTCGTGAGATGTCACTGCTCATTTATTTTGATTTGAGTATCAGGGAGAGCGCCCTGTGATTGCTCTCCCTTAATACGATTACTTGCGATCGTACAAACGCGGGTTTGTCTGTTTGCCGTTGTCTGTTTCAGTCGGCTCATCGTGGAGTGCGATCGCAAAACGCAGATGATTTGGAATCATCTGCGTTCATCGGCGGTTTAATTAAACCCTATTAAACTGAAGCCGCAACCTTATCTAAAGGCCGCACTTGACGGAGGAATTCGCGAAGTGAATCACCTTCCACCACCTCAGTTTCCAACAGTTTCTGGGTAATTGTTTCCAACAATTCCCGATTTGCTTTCAGAATATCCAAAGCTTGCTGATGTGCAGTTTCGACAATTTCCTTCACTTCTTGGTCGATCGCCTCAGCAGTCTGAGCACTTACCGCGCGGCGGGCATTTCCCATACCGTCATTGAGGAACATTGATTGTTGACCTCGATCGTAAGCTAGAGGCCCCAAAACCTTACTCATCCCGTAAGTGGTCACCATCCGTTCAGCTAAATCCGTCGCCCTTTGCAAGTCGTTGGAAGCGCCAGTAGTAATGCTACCAAACACGACTTCCTCAGCCGATCGCCCCCCCAACAAAGTCGCAATTTGACCCCGCAATTCCGATTCATCTAACAAGAAACGGTCTTCAGTCGGTAACTGCAAAGTATAACCCAAAGCAGCCATACCGCGAGGGACGATCGAGATTTTCGCAACTTCGCCATTACCAGTCATCAGAGCACCCACCATCGCGTGTCCAACTTCGTGATAAGCAACGATGGTTTTCTCTTTTTCATTGAGCACGCGGCTTTTCTTTTCCAAGCCAGCTACAATTCGTTCGATCGCCTCTGCAAAGTCTTCCTGCGCTACAGTTAGGCGTTTGTTGCGGGCCGCCAACAAAGCAGCTTCATTCACCAAATTTGCCAAATCAGCGCCGGAAAAACCGGGGGTGCGAGTGGCGATCGCCTTCAAATTAATATCCGGGCCCAACTTCACTTTTTGAGCGTGAATGTTCAAAATTTCTTCGCGACCAGATAAATCGGGGCGATCGACTAAAACTTGGCGATCGAAACGACCAGGGCGCAACAAAGCAGCATCCAAACTTTCCGGGCGGTTAGTTGCAGCAAGCACAATTACCGTAGTATTGCCCGCAGCAAAACCATCCATTTCAGTTAACAATTGATTGAGAGTTTGTTCGCGTTCATCATTCCCACCGAAGCTAGCGTTACTGCTACGAGATTTGCCGATCGCGTCCAATTCATCAATGAAAATAATACAAGGAGCCTGTTTCTTAGCCTGCTCGAATAAATCTCTAACTCTTGCAGAACCAACACCTACAAACAGTTCCACAAACTCCGAACCGGAGATGCTAAAAAACGGCACGCCAGCTTCACCAGCCACTGCTTTTGCTAACAGCGTTTTGCCAGTTCCCGGAGGCCCGACTAACAGCACGCCTTTCGGAATTCGCGCACCAATTGCCGTAAACCTGTCGGGAGTTTTCAGGAACTCAACAACTTCGACTAATTCAGTTTTAGCCTCTTCTACTCCAGCCACATCAGCAAAAGTAATTTTCGCCGATTCGCCTTCTACATAGACCTTAGCTTTGCTTTTTCCGAGCGAGAGCGCACCCTGAGGCCCGCCACCCTGCCTGTTCATGAAAAATTGAAAAATCGCCACAAAAATCAGCGGCGGAACCACCCAGCTTAAAACACTGCCGATCCAGCCATTTTTGGCAGGGGGAGTTGCCGCAAATTCAACGCCTTTTTCTTGCAAAAGTTTAGGAAGTTCCAAGTCAAAAATCGGCGTCGTTGACAGCACTTGACCGGGTTGGTCGCCTTCGCCTTTTAGTTGGTAGCGAATTTCATTTTGGCCTACCGAAGCTCGGACTACATCTTGTTCTTGAACCTGATGGACGAACAAGCTGTAAGGCACTTGGGGAATTTGAGGGCCGAACAAATTGGGTAAAAAGATGTTTGCCAGCAGGAACAAACTTGAGAGCAATAACAAGACATTGCTAATTTGTCGAAAACGAGGTGGTTGGGGCTGGTCTTTAATGGCCATTGATAGCTGTCATCCTTTGATTTAAAGCAGTTTTATTCATCTATTTTCTCATCAACTAGGCAGACAATGTTAAGCGGATTTCCTCACTTTATCGGGTGGGTTAACCCGCTAGCACGGATTTGCTATTATTAACAATGCTTTTTTTAACGAACCGCGAAGATGCTACGGACACGAAGGAAGAGAAGAGCGTTATAGTATGTAGGGTGCGCCGAAGATCACCGAATATTTATGCCGCTTCTGGGTTTAATTGAATCATTTCCCAAGTAGTATAAGTGCCGATCGCACCCCAAATCACGTAAGGCAAAAGTAACAAAGCCGCAGTTTGAGAAATCGGCAAAACAGCCAACGTCAACACAGCTCCCACAATCTCGCCAGCCCCTCCCAAAATTGTCCCTACTTTGAGACTTTTGGCTCTGAGAGTAGCAGGAATATAAGCAACTGTGACAATTTCTAAAAGCAAGTACAAAGCCATCAACAGCCATGTTTTAAGGCTCCCTGGCTCCTGTTCCCACACGAAAGTAGCGCTGCCGGCCGCGCAAGCAAAAATCACCGTCCAAATTAACGGAATAGCAGGCTCAAAAAACATCCAATCCGGTCTTTGAAGTTTAACGGCCCAGTTAA includes:
- the hflB gene encoding ATP-dependent zinc metalloprotease FtsH; amino-acid sequence: MAIKDQPQPPRFRQISNVLLLLSSLFLLANIFLPNLFGPQIPQVPYSLFVHQVQEQDVVRASVGQNEIRYQLKGEGDQPGQVLSTTPIFDLELPKLLQEKGVEFAATPPAKNGWIGSVLSWVVPPLIFVAIFQFFMNRQGGGPQGALSLGKSKAKVYVEGESAKITFADVAGVEEAKTELVEVVEFLKTPDRFTAIGARIPKGVLLVGPPGTGKTLLAKAVAGEAGVPFFSISGSEFVELFVGVGSARVRDLFEQAKKQAPCIIFIDELDAIGKSRSSNASFGGNDEREQTLNQLLTEMDGFAAGNTTVIVLAATNRPESLDAALLRPGRFDRQVLVDRPDLSGREEILNIHAQKVKLGPDINLKAIATRTPGFSGADLANLVNEAALLAARNKRLTVAQEDFAEAIERIVAGLEKKSRVLNEKEKTIVAYHEVGHAMVGALMTGNGEVAKISIVPRGMAALGYTLQLPTEDRFLLDESELRGQIATLLGGRSAEEVVFGSITTGASNDLQRATDLAERMVTTYGMSKVLGPLAYDRGQQSMFLNDGMGNARRAVSAQTAEAIDQEVKEIVETAHQQALDILKANRELLETITQKLLETEVVEGDSLREFLRQVRPLDKVAASV
- a CDS encoding TspO protein; translation: MMESWMIIGGVTFSVAFGTLSFKLRDINWAVKLQRPDWMFFEPAIPLIWTVIFACAAGSATFVWEQEPGSLKTWLLMALYLLLEIVTVAYIPATLRAKSLKVGTILGGAGEIVGAVLTLAVLPISQTAALLLLPYVIWGAIGTYTTWEMIQLNPEAA
- a CDS encoding type II toxin-antitoxin system VapC family toxin, coding for MKLLLDTQCFLWWFAQPDRLNEEAIAQIADETNELWFSVASVWEMGIKVAIGKLPLPEPIDTYISTRMIQLGARSLEITAPHALRAAALPLHHRDPFDRMLIAQAQMEEMTLVSADSMFKQYSDIAILWAATS
- a CDS encoding protease HtpX yields the protein MLGTNQLRTAALLGLLSGLLVLGSYYLIGNEQGLYIGLALAAFSSFSSWYYSDTAALMAYRAQPLARSEAPELYDMVASLSEKAEIPVPKIFLVPTQSPNAFATGRDPEHATIAVTEGIIKLLSREELEGVLAHELTHIRNRDTLTQAVAGTIAGAITFVGRILTFGALYGPVTRDSRQGANPFGLLFLIILAPLSATVIQMAISRTREFAADSGAVEITNNPIGLANALQKLEKLGHEIPMHGNPAMSPLLIVNPFSTKGLQSLFRTHPPTEDRIQRLLEIAQQQQGTPVMAYVPGI